One Planctomycetaceae bacterium genomic region harbors:
- the flhA gene encoding flagellar biosynthesis protein FlhA, which translates to MAKMNKSVSTPLPLEDASSHSRSNIILSLGIVAILATLLVRMPTPLLDMLLACSLSLSVAILIITMFSREALDLSTFPSLLLFVTLFRLSLSVASTRLILLQGDAGRIIETFGQFVAGGSFVVGMVIFLIMFIIQFVVVTKGAERISEVSARFTLDAMPGKQMAIDADLNAGAITESQANERRAKIIKESEFYGAMDGASKFIRGDAIATIIITVINIIGGIAIGYSRGMQVGAAVKAYCILSIGDGLVCQIPSMIISISSGFLVTKISSSKSVGQDLSKQLFRTSQPLTIAAFVIAAIGFVPGLPALPFLILAAGSGIMGRVIAKREKGEGKKAEEQPQKNKSAKQQQPIEEMLDVDRISVQVGVRLISLVDPRKDSAIFDRIGALRRKFAQQLGIVIPLVRLRDNINIDSNAYEIRLLDHTIASGRLEPNMFLAMDSGAAKMKIDGIPTTEPVYGLPAIWINEATKERAELNGYTVIDPESVFITHLSETLKKHADELLTREDVQQLVDRLRKTQPSLVGDIVGELMPIGTLQRVLKNLLRNGIPIRELPLILEALGECAAKTKNPEILTEIIRKHLSRTITEQHKDRNGKIQAITLDPALEHQMASSLRQENDALTLGLPSETTMAINSSVANAWKTVMDKGVEKAILLCDSRLRMPLAAMFARSLPQLPVIAYNEIAIGTDIEPLQTITLLQTMKTNNTKQELVGASA; encoded by the coding sequence ATGGCTAAGATGAATAAATCTGTTTCGACACCTCTTCCGCTGGAAGACGCTTCTTCGCATTCTCGGAGCAATATTATTCTGTCCCTTGGCATTGTTGCGATTCTTGCGACTTTGCTTGTGCGGATGCCCACGCCTTTGCTGGATATGCTGCTTGCGTGCAGTTTATCGCTTTCAGTTGCCATTTTAATTATCACGATGTTTTCAAGGGAAGCGCTCGACTTATCGACGTTCCCGTCATTACTGCTTTTTGTTACGCTGTTCAGACTTTCGTTGAGTGTCGCGTCCACCAGACTGATTTTGCTGCAGGGCGATGCCGGCAGAATTATTGAAACTTTCGGTCAGTTCGTCGCCGGCGGCAGTTTTGTTGTCGGTATGGTAATTTTCCTGATTATGTTCATCATTCAGTTTGTCGTGGTTACAAAAGGTGCCGAGCGTATCAGTGAAGTGTCCGCCAGATTTACGTTGGATGCTATGCCCGGCAAGCAGATGGCCATTGACGCCGATTTGAATGCCGGCGCGATTACCGAATCGCAGGCAAATGAGCGAAGGGCCAAGATTATAAAGGAGAGCGAATTTTACGGAGCGATGGACGGTGCCAGCAAATTCATCCGCGGCGATGCCATCGCGACGATTATCATTACGGTTATTAATATCATCGGCGGTATCGCGATTGGTTATTCGCGAGGTATGCAGGTCGGAGCCGCCGTGAAAGCATATTGCATCCTGTCGATTGGTGACGGTCTTGTCTGTCAGATTCCTTCGATGATTATTTCGATTAGTTCAGGCTTTCTGGTTACGAAAATTTCATCCAGTAAAAGTGTCGGCCAGGATTTATCAAAGCAGCTTTTCAGAACTTCGCAGCCTTTAACGATAGCGGCTTTTGTTATTGCCGCGATTGGTTTTGTGCCCGGTCTGCCTGCTCTGCCGTTTTTGATTTTGGCGGCAGGTTCGGGAATTATGGGGCGAGTTATTGCAAAAAGGGAAAAAGGCGAAGGCAAAAAAGCAGAAGAGCAGCCGCAAAAAAACAAATCCGCCAAACAGCAGCAGCCGATTGAGGAAATGCTCGATGTCGACAGAATTTCAGTACAGGTCGGCGTAAGACTTATCAGTCTTGTTGACCCGCGTAAAGACAGCGCGATATTTGACCGCATCGGTGCTCTTCGCAGAAAATTTGCGCAGCAGCTCGGCATTGTAATACCGCTTGTCCGTCTTCGCGACAATATCAACATAGACTCCAACGCGTATGAAATCAGGCTTTTGGATCATACTATTGCGTCAGGCCGGCTTGAGCCGAATATGTTTTTGGCGATGGATTCCGGCGCCGCGAAAATGAAGATTGATGGCATACCGACCACAGAACCCGTGTATGGTTTGCCCGCTATATGGATTAACGAGGCTACGAAAGAAAGGGCCGAGCTTAACGGCTATACAGTTATAGACCCTGAATCGGTCTTTATAACGCATTTATCTGAAACGCTCAAAAAGCATGCTGACGAGTTATTGACTCGTGAGGATGTTCAGCAGCTTGTTGACAGATTGCGAAAGACGCAGCCTTCACTTGTCGGCGATATCGTTGGTGAGCTTATGCCGATTGGAACTCTTCAGCGTGTGCTGAAAAATCTTTTAAGAAATGGAATTCCGATTCGCGAACTGCCGCTGATACTTGAAGCGCTCGGCGAATGTGCCGCCAAAACCAAAAATCCTGAAATTCTTACGGAAATCATTCGCAAGCATTTATCACGTACGATTACCGAGCAGCATAAAGACAGGAATGGCAAGATTCAGGCCATAACTCTTGACCCTGCACTTGAGCATCAGATGGCATCGAGTTTACGTCAGGAAAACGACGCTCTTACGCTTGGCCTGCCCAGTGAAACGACGATGGCGATAAATAGTTCTGTCGCCAATGCGTGGAAGACCGTTATGGACAAGGGCGTTGAGAAGGCAATTTTGCTTTGCGATTCGAGACTGCGTATGCCGTTGGCCGCGATGTTTGCGCGTTCGCTGCCGCAGTTGCCGGTTATCGCGTATAATGAAATCGCGATTGGTACCGATATAGAACCTTTACAGACAATAACGCTTCTGCAGACCATGAAAACGAATAATACAAAACAGGAACTTGTAGGAGCGTCAGCGTAA
- a CDS encoding FliM/FliN family flagellar motor C-terminal domain-containing protein: protein MISAADNNLTKEKIQQLLAAVGKRASDPADLNPDAKDHNWRASKYFSNEQVKNVEAFAAKAAGNIAASFQKIFFYKFDVAVTSVSQHTAGDFMQPGGSVKYYLSFAAKDQPAGLFVMPSQTANLWASQLLGESKAEPAAEKELSQLELSLLFDVASSSIKAVSDAYADTEMTAVGEVSPKIPLEVDNIRDVCKVGLNIRKVDAEQPVEAFFLFLSDKLTAIAGQSKAENISPQNVTKALITHLHNIPVSMTIRFAGAKVNLQQLMALEPDDTILLDKKLTEPVEVLYDNKVIFRARPARADDNYAVVITELYNNKK from the coding sequence ATGATTTCCGCCGCGGATAACAATCTGACAAAAGAAAAAATTCAGCAGCTTCTTGCTGCTGTCGGCAAAAGAGCGTCCGATCCTGCCGACCTGAATCCTGACGCCAAAGATCACAACTGGCGTGCGTCGAAATATTTCAGTAATGAGCAGGTAAAAAATGTTGAGGCGTTTGCCGCAAAGGCCGCGGGCAATATTGCCGCCAGTTTTCAGAAAATTTTCTTTTACAAATTCGATGTCGCGGTTACTTCCGTCAGTCAGCACACTGCCGGCGATTTTATGCAGCCAGGCGGTAGTGTAAAATATTATCTTTCTTTCGCCGCCAAAGACCAGCCTGCCGGCCTATTCGTTATGCCTTCGCAGACCGCCAATCTTTGGGCTTCGCAGCTTCTGGGTGAAAGCAAAGCAGAACCTGCCGCAGAAAAAGAATTGTCGCAGTTGGAATTGTCGCTGTTGTTTGATGTTGCGTCCTCATCGATTAAGGCCGTTTCAGATGCGTATGCTGATACTGAAATGACGGCTGTCGGCGAAGTTTCACCAAAAATTCCTCTTGAGGTGGATAACATTCGGGACGTATGCAAAGTTGGACTGAACATAAGAAAAGTCGATGCCGAGCAGCCGGTCGAGGCGTTTTTCCTGTTTTTATCAGACAAGCTGACCGCGATTGCCGGCCAGTCGAAAGCTGAAAATATTTCTCCGCAGAATGTCACAAAAGCGTTGATAACGCATCTTCATAATATTCCCGTGTCGATGACGATTCGTTTCGCCGGCGCGAAGGTAAATCTGCAGCAGTTGATGGCTCTTGAGCCTGACGACACGATTTTGCTGGATAAAAAACTCACAGAACCGGTCGAGGTGCTTTACGATAACAAAGTTATCTTCCGCGCAAGGCCGGCAAGAGCTGATGATAATTACGCGGTAGTAATTACGGAATTATATAATAATAAAAAATAG
- a CDS encoding flagellar basal body-associated FliL family protein encodes MAEADKKPAPNAEQKDAPKAEAPKTENKDVKEAQPKTAAKTGMLTYVIMVVVVLVLAGSGFFLGRIFAGGADPNAVQEEVNKPEVKKEEKKEVKKEEKKGGHGGHGAKEEEKPAAPVLSPTDTWYFSGLESVVVNPDEPGATRYVRVGLNLEFGGDFASEEAEELINAKKPLLINWLNLYFKSLTLNQMQNDRDMKRMLVQICDAFNEILFPDEKPKIKKILIREFNIQ; translated from the coding sequence ATGGCAGAAGCTGACAAAAAACCGGCTCCTAATGCAGAACAGAAGGACGCTCCAAAAGCCGAGGCTCCTAAAACTGAAAATAAGGATGTAAAAGAAGCACAGCCCAAGACTGCGGCTAAAACAGGTATGCTTACTTATGTGATTATGGTGGTTGTCGTGCTTGTGCTTGCCGGCAGCGGTTTTTTCCTCGGCCGCATATTCGCAGGCGGTGCAGACCCGAATGCCGTACAGGAAGAAGTAAATAAACCTGAAGTAAAAAAAGAAGAAAAGAAAGAAGTAAAGAAGGAAGAGAAAAAAGGCGGTCATGGCGGCCATGGTGCAAAGGAAGAAGAAAAGCCCGCAGCCCCGGTACTCTCGCCGACCGATACGTGGTATTTCAGCGGACTGGAATCTGTAGTTGTCAATCCCGATGAGCCTGGCGCCACGCGATATGTCCGCGTAGGTCTGAATCTCGAATTCGGAGGTGATTTTGCTTCCGAAGAAGCTGAAGAGCTTATTAACGCAAAAAAACCGCTGCTGATTAACTGGCTCAATCTTTATTTTAAGAGTCTTACTCTAAACCAGATGCAGAACGACAGGGATATGAAGAGGATGCTGGTGCAGATTTGCGATGCGTTCAATGAAATTCTCTTTCCAGATGAAAAACCTAAAATCAAAAAAATTCTTATCAGGGAATTTAACATACAATGA
- a CDS encoding tetratricopeptide repeat protein produces the protein MTELNQKTDIGELGQHWHERLKELRLARTNKAQRQPRQAPQADNSVHIPADEELFAGTVHEELTSKDIFAGDDSTYEELEAAVHVIPAVSASVKSSAKAKSSRPVPISLTYSSFSPLEISLAAGVLIIVAVLIFEFFSPFAIRSPWHKAQQSQAVQPTAETVEPVVEQVEPQVEEVIAVEPSQPATLQSAQQLYLKEEYPQALEVYTKLYENPSVSKDDLMKDFLQLQMALCAERIGQYNQAAIDFRRLLYSRSPVVRVMAGYHCGLLEMHRNDYLSARTKAYQAIALIDAVDFDKDWAYSFRRNCYFLAAQAMTKEVVRLCDTYGQQPAELWPAYSAADEIFLNLDESKIYDLLNSGTNKLLPAALGPQVQKFDNQGGFDLYNIVCDGASIEELVGKFSFSTQINSKWDLNLDDSGIRRQLVYLYLRSAQTRQFATVAAGCAGLLADTSDNGLINIYNPSSYSLLSEHLTRLSSQAVSQWREFVLMFPEDERQASVHFALGLLYVPANLYTESISEYKLVANRFARSPLAPYALVNLANIRCNLKDYHGAYEDLRQLTEQFPDSQVSVDASLYYADTAFKADLKEESARIYKKVYNSALTPDVQVSAAFGAGKSSYMVQDYEDAEKWLTKYLAAVPNTPSRDLYQAYLYLARTYLALDKIDFACEAMNYAMQGASQYLQKEEYIDVIPSLVDAYMKNGSYVQALNLLGSIDMTSLTQDESVQVLILKSKMLRAMGLIDRALTIFGDRVEYTYDKQLRSQIYFELSQSYRQKGDLNTAGKLLSEVVVLAKAGPLLYDASISLANICLELGNGSQAISVCRQLLELEPEAGVKQKALEILAAAYKQNKNYDSAALALLGQWK, from the coding sequence ATGACAGAATTAAATCAAAAAACCGACATAGGAGAATTGGGCCAGCATTGGCACGAAAGGCTCAAAGAACTCCGTCTTGCCAGGACGAATAAGGCTCAAAGACAGCCGCGTCAGGCTCCACAGGCGGATAACAGTGTCCATATCCCAGCGGACGAAGAGCTTTTTGCCGGTACTGTACACGAGGAATTGACATCGAAGGACATTTTTGCCGGCGATGATTCGACGTATGAAGAACTTGAAGCTGCGGTTCATGTTATACCTGCTGTTTCAGCGTCTGTTAAGTCATCCGCAAAGGCTAAGTCATCACGGCCGGTACCCATATCACTTACATACAGTAGTTTTTCCCCACTGGAAATATCGCTTGCTGCCGGTGTTTTAATTATCGTGGCAGTGTTGATTTTTGAGTTTTTCAGTCCTTTCGCTATTCGCAGTCCCTGGCACAAAGCGCAGCAGTCTCAAGCAGTTCAACCAACTGCCGAGACAGTCGAACCGGTTGTCGAACAAGTCGAACCACAGGTCGAAGAAGTCATTGCAGTTGAGCCGTCCCAGCCCGCAACTTTGCAATCGGCACAGCAATTATACCTGAAAGAAGAATATCCACAGGCACTGGAAGTTTATACGAAATTATATGAAAATCCTTCTGTCAGCAAAGACGACCTGATGAAAGATTTTCTGCAGTTGCAAATGGCTTTATGTGCCGAGCGAATCGGCCAATACAATCAGGCCGCCATAGATTTCAGAAGGTTATTATACAGTCGTTCGCCGGTTGTTAGAGTTATGGCAGGTTATCATTGCGGTTTGCTTGAGATGCACAGAAATGATTATCTTAGTGCCAGAACAAAGGCGTATCAGGCGATTGCCTTGATTGACGCCGTCGATTTCGACAAGGACTGGGCTTATTCATTTAGAAGGAATTGTTATTTTCTTGCCGCCCAGGCGATGACAAAAGAGGTTGTGAGACTTTGTGATACTTACGGTCAGCAGCCCGCAGAGTTATGGCCTGCTTATAGTGCCGCCGATGAAATTTTCCTTAATCTTGACGAAAGCAAAATTTATGATTTGTTGAATTCCGGCACTAACAAGCTTTTGCCTGCCGCTCTCGGCCCGCAAGTTCAGAAATTCGATAATCAGGGCGGCTTTGACTTATATAATATTGTTTGCGACGGCGCTTCGATAGAAGAGCTGGTTGGCAAATTTTCATTTTCTACACAAATCAATTCGAAATGGGATTTGAATTTAGACGATTCGGGTATTCGCAGGCAGCTTGTTTATTTATATCTGCGTTCGGCACAGACTCGTCAGTTTGCGACCGTTGCCGCAGGTTGTGCCGGTTTGCTTGCTGATACGAGTGACAACGGATTGATTAACATTTATAATCCGTCATCGTATTCGCTGCTGTCGGAGCATCTGACAAGATTGAGCAGTCAGGCGGTTTCGCAATGGCGTGAGTTCGTTTTGATGTTCCCCGAAGACGAACGTCAGGCAAGTGTGCATTTTGCATTGGGTCTGCTGTACGTACCTGCGAATCTTTATACTGAATCGATATCAGAGTATAAACTGGTAGCAAATCGTTTCGCACGTTCACCGCTGGCTCCGTACGCTCTGGTCAATCTGGCAAATATCAGATGTAATTTGAAGGATTATCATGGCGCGTATGAGGATTTACGGCAGTTGACCGAGCAGTTCCCGGATTCTCAAGTTTCTGTTGATGCGTCTTTATACTATGCCGACACGGCGTTTAAAGCCGACTTGAAAGAAGAGTCTGCCAGGATTTACAAGAAGGTTTATAATTCGGCTCTGACTCCTGATGTTCAGGTTTCCGCCGCGTTTGGTGCCGGCAAAAGTTCGTATATGGTACAGGATTATGAAGATGCCGAAAAGTGGCTGACTAAATACCTCGCCGCTGTGCCGAACACGCCGAGCAGGGATTTGTATCAGGCTTATCTTTACCTGGCCAGAACTTATTTGGCTCTCGATAAAATAGATTTTGCCTGTGAGGCGATGAATTACGCTATGCAGGGTGCGTCGCAGTATTTACAGAAAGAAGAATACATCGATGTTATTCCCTCGCTGGTTGACGCCTATATGAAGAATGGCAGTTATGTGCAGGCGCTGAATCTGCTGGGCAGTATCGATATGACTTCGCTGACGCAGGACGAATCTGTTCAGGTATTAATATTGAAAAGCAAAATGCTTCGCGCTATGGGGCTTATCGACAGGGCGCTTACGATTTTCGGCGACAGGGTCGAATATACTTATGACAAGCAGTTGAGATCGCAGATTTATTTTGAGTTGAGTCAGTCTTACCGGCAGAAGGGCGATTTAAACACCGCCGGCAAACTGTTAAGCGAAGTCGTTGTGCTGGCAAAAGCAGGGCCGCTGCTATACGACGCCTCGATTAGTCTTGCGAATATTTGTCTTGAGCTTGGCAATGGTTCACAGGCCATATCTGTTTGCCGTCAGCTTCTGGAGTTGGAGCCTGAAGCGGGAGTAAAACAAAAGGCGCTTGAGATTTTAGCCGCCGCGTATAAACAAAATAAAAATTATGACAGCGCTGCTTTGGCGCTTTTGGGACAATGGAAATAA
- a CDS encoding FliM/FliN family flagellar motor switch protein: MAEAAVAENVEQQNQTPQDDSKTQVQSVDFPQAVEGKVAGPGSSIDILLDMEVPVSVVLGKVEVPIQRFLQLGTGSVLKLNKSIEEPAELYLKDTKFAIGNIVVVDDQFAIRIKEVIGTVAAPQPAVKK; this comes from the coding sequence ATGGCAGAAGCAGCCGTAGCAGAGAATGTTGAGCAGCAAAACCAGACACCGCAGGACGATTCCAAAACACAGGTACAATCTGTTGACTTTCCGCAGGCGGTCGAAGGCAAAGTTGCAGGCCCGGGTTCGAGCATTGATATTTTGCTGGATATGGAAGTGCCGGTTTCTGTCGTTCTTGGAAAAGTCGAAGTTCCGATACAGAGATTTCTTCAGCTTGGCACAGGTTCGGTTTTGAAACTCAACAAATCGATAGAAGAGCCTGCCGAGTTGTATTTGAAGGATACGAAATTCGCAATCGGCAATATTGTTGTCGTCGATGACCAGTTCGCGATTAGAATAAAGGAAGTTATCGGCACTGTCGCCGCACCGCAGCCTGCCGTTAAGAAATAA
- a CDS encoding sigma-54 dependent transcriptional regulator, whose product MNKNVLVVDSDKDSTRVVLEILARRGIRATVAGCGKAVADFLVRDSYDLVFNVVRVSHPQDDFRIIRDIRTTWPQMPLITICDSQNQPQNNQQLLDIVAAVTNAGCCDCLIKPLDKSRIENLLDSVLPNNKVAIADYDDRDNLSTIIGRSEKLLNIVNLSRKVAPTSAPVLIGGESGTGKELISFLIHRFSKRAAGPYIRVNCAALNDSLLESELFGHEKGAFTGAYAQRKGRFEMAHGGTLLLDEITETPINFQAKLLRVLEQQDFERVGGNDSVKVDVRVISTSNRDLLSEIANGRFRQDLYYRLCGVKLVIPPLRDRADDLPDLVWHFVNLHAPQSQRKITSLDSSMMNLFAKYHWPGNIRQLRNVVMTSLILGSGPKLSLADVSWLFEEIQPRQQEVASLSELTGMPLEQVEKQAILETLDNTGGNQTKAAKILGISDRTLRSKIRSYSKNDELQLVS is encoded by the coding sequence ATGAACAAGAACGTATTAGTTGTTGACAGCGACAAGGACTCAACGCGGGTTGTGCTGGAGATTTTAGCTCGCAGAGGAATTCGCGCAACCGTTGCCGGCTGTGGCAAAGCAGTTGCCGATTTTCTTGTCCGCGACAGTTACGATCTTGTGTTCAATGTTGTTCGTGTTAGTCATCCGCAGGATGATTTCCGTATCATTCGAGATATTAGAACGACCTGGCCGCAAATGCCGCTGATTACGATTTGTGATTCGCAAAATCAGCCGCAAAATAACCAGCAGTTGCTCGACATAGTTGCCGCCGTAACAAACGCAGGCTGCTGTGATTGTCTGATTAAGCCTTTGGATAAATCACGCATTGAAAATCTGCTCGACAGTGTACTGCCGAACAATAAAGTCGCCATCGCAGATTATGACGACAGGGACAATCTTTCGACGATAATCGGCAGGAGTGAAAAGCTGCTGAACATTGTTAATTTGTCCAGAAAAGTTGCGCCGACATCCGCACCGGTTTTGATTGGCGGAGAGAGCGGCACAGGCAAGGAACTGATTTCGTTTCTCATTCATCGTTTCAGCAAACGGGCTGCCGGGCCTTATATTAGGGTAAATTGTGCCGCGCTGAACGATTCGCTTCTTGAAAGCGAACTTTTCGGTCATGAAAAAGGCGCGTTTACCGGGGCTTATGCGCAGCGCAAAGGCAGATTTGAAATGGCGCACGGCGGAACTTTACTGCTCGATGAAATTACCGAAACGCCGATAAATTTTCAGGCCAAACTGCTTCGCGTTCTCGAACAGCAGGATTTTGAACGTGTCGGCGGAAACGACAGCGTTAAAGTTGATGTTCGCGTTATCAGCACTTCCAACAGGGATTTGCTTTCGGAAATTGCCAACGGCAGATTTCGGCAGGATCTTTATTATCGTCTTTGCGGCGTGAAATTAGTTATTCCGCCTCTGCGGGATCGTGCTGATGATTTGCCAGACCTGGTTTGGCACTTTGTAAATCTTCACGCTCCGCAGTCGCAGCGAAAAATAACGAGCCTTGATTCTTCGATGATGAATCTTTTCGCGAAATATCATTGGCCGGGGAATATTCGTCAGTTGCGAAATGTCGTGATGACTTCGCTGATTCTCGGCTCCGGCCCGAAATTATCGTTAGCAGATGTTTCGTGGCTCTTCGAAGAAATTCAGCCTCGACAGCAGGAAGTTGCGTCGCTGTCCGAATTGACAGGTATGCCTCTTGAGCAGGTTGAAAAGCAGGCGATTTTGGAAACGCTCGACAACACCGGCGGCAACCAGACAAAGGCCGCAAAAATTTTAGGCATTAGCGACAGAACATTAAGAAGCAAAATTCGCAGTTATAGTAAAAACGATGAGTTGCAATTGGTATCATAA
- a CDS encoding tetratricopeptide repeat protein: MEIKNIKFEISGCIGILTICLAFFVSVSAAEEFEPLDVLDANFQTVVDMNMVPLDFLSIAQANLLTKMDGSSDLRSQLKQVIDRINSVQFKSKEQADRDAAVSSDIAVAENAAKQDKEAKDFPKTIIPDASVSQDSQKNMNITEQTSRMIEQSIQQPQSVKNPLELADILYNCGRLKDAAVFYQQALEDSNEINDVMYKDKAWILFQAGNCLQKIEPQTAVKMYKRLIAEYSDSTWAQAAGAKSNLIEWYLQQKPDALLKKAK; this comes from the coding sequence ATGGAAATAAAAAATATAAAATTTGAAATTTCGGGTTGCATAGGCATTTTGACAATATGTCTGGCATTTTTTGTTTCGGTTTCTGCCGCCGAGGAGTTTGAGCCTTTAGACGTTTTGGACGCGAACTTCCAGACCGTTGTTGATATGAATATGGTTCCGCTTGATTTTCTTAGTATAGCGCAGGCAAATCTTCTTACGAAGATGGATGGTTCTTCGGATTTGCGGAGTCAGCTCAAACAAGTAATTGACCGGATTAATTCTGTTCAATTCAAATCTAAAGAGCAGGCCGATCGCGATGCGGCCGTATCGTCCGACATAGCCGTCGCTGAAAATGCCGCCAAACAGGACAAAGAGGCCAAAGACTTTCCAAAGACAATTATTCCCGATGCTTCAGTCTCGCAGGATAGTCAAAAAAACATGAACATCACAGAGCAGACTTCGCGAATGATTGAACAGAGTATTCAGCAGCCGCAGAGCGTGAAAAATCCGCTTGAACTTGCAGACATTTTATACAATTGCGGCCGGCTCAAAGACGCCGCGGTGTTTTATCAGCAGGCACTCGAAGATTCAAACGAAATTAACGACGTTATGTACAAAGACAAGGCATGGATTTTGTTCCAGGCCGGAAACTGTCTTCAGAAAATAGAACCTCAAACAGCCGTGAAGATGTATAAACGTCTGATAGCCGAGTATTCTGATTCTACCTGGGCACAGGCCGCCGGTGCAAAAAGCAATCTTATCGAATGGTACCTTCAGCAGAAGCCGGACGCACTGTTAAAGAAGGCTAAATGA
- a CDS encoding FliA/WhiG family RNA polymerase sigma factor translates to MTVETENICTDLPVEETNEHLKKRARRAYNGHKKDAIGSDLIVQFLPMVHKIVQRVVTYIKPPLSYDDLVSAGAVGLIKAARDYDSSLQAEFKTYAYIRIRGAVLDELRNFSLLSPNAEKQIKETAQMTLEMTNQTGKAPSDEELADKLNITVDKLYQTYENARTRNFVSIDSVSDNFASLGSSLIASGEMSPSDQLEQSELVEKLTEAIQQLSERQRQIIILYYNKDLTMKQIAEVFNITEPRVSQLHASALFNLSIKMRKLRDG, encoded by the coding sequence ATGACAGTAGAAACTGAAAATATCTGTACAGATCTGCCCGTTGAAGAAACGAACGAGCACCTGAAAAAGCGTGCGCGGCGGGCATACAATGGCCATAAGAAGGATGCCATTGGCAGTGATTTGATAGTTCAGTTTCTGCCGATGGTTCACAAGATTGTCCAGCGGGTAGTTACCTACATTAAGCCGCCGTTGTCGTATGACGACCTTGTCTCAGCCGGAGCCGTCGGCCTGATTAAGGCTGCGCGAGATTACGATTCTTCATTGCAGGCTGAATTTAAAACGTATGCGTATATCAGGATTAGAGGCGCGGTTCTTGACGAGTTGCGGAATTTTTCACTGCTTTCGCCGAACGCTGAAAAGCAGATAAAGGAAACCGCGCAAATGACCCTTGAGATGACCAACCAGACCGGCAAAGCGCCCTCGGATGAAGAGCTTGCCGATAAATTGAATATTACCGTGGATAAACTTTACCAGACTTACGAGAATGCACGTACCAGGAATTTTGTTTCGATAGATTCCGTTTCGGATAATTTTGCTTCGCTGGGTTCTTCTTTGATTGCTTCCGGCGAGATGTCGCCTTCTGATCAGCTTGAGCAGAGTGAGCTTGTCGAAAAATTAACCGAAGCTATCCAGCAGCTTAGTGAAAGACAACGACAGATTATCATACTTTACTACAACAAGGATTTGACAATGAAGCAGATAGCGGAGGTTTTTAATATTACAGAACCGCGTGTCAGCCAACTGCACGCAAGCGCTTTATTTAATTTGTCAATTAAGATGAGGAAATTGAGAGATGGTTGA